The genomic region ATCGAATGAAATCACAGTACCATTGGCTTTCGCGAAACGCGCGAGTTCTAAACAAAACGCACTGGTTTCTTTCGATAACGCCACGATGAGTCCTGAGAGGTGTAATAATTGTACGCCTTCTTCTTTAAAGATGCGGTTTAAGTCAAAGTCTTCCAAAGCAATCGTTCTGCCTACTTCACCAGCGCGGTCGTTTTGAACGCGTGGTCCACGCATCCCATAACCACTATCGGCGATGTTAAATTGGTGACGATAGCCCCAAGGGCCACCTTGTTCAATGTCTTTACCTTCAAAGTCAATCCCACGACGTCTTAAATCATTTTTGATGAGTAAAGCGACTGGGCTATCTTTAACAAATTTGGTCAACACTTTGGTTTTGAGTCCAAGCGCTGCAGAGATGCTTAAAACATTCGTTTCAGCCGATGTAGCTTGCATCTGAAATAGGCTTGAAGTGTGGACAGGTTGTCTGTCAAATGGGGTGATTCTAACCCCCATCGACGATGGTGATACGAGTGCGTACTTGCTGTGTTCTCTGAATTTCATACAATGTTCTCCCCTGAAATATTAAAATCCTTTGTATAAAAGCTCTAAATGCATCCCGATATGGGCATATAACATATCGCTATAGGTTTGTGCTTCATCGCGCCATAAAGCGAATAATTGGTTTCTAAATACAAATTCACCTTGTTCATTTTTATGATTTAAGATGAACCCATAAGTGATGTGGATGAGTTGTCTAGCATCGTTGTTATGGAACAAGTTTGGTAGTTCTTCATCCTTTAAAGTTTCTAATGCTGGTATACGGTTTAAATCGGTCGTTACATGATAGAACTTTTGAGCTTCACCAAACATGCTGATGGCGTAGGCGTGGATGTCGCGATAAAGCTTCGGTGCTTTCGCGGAAACG from Paracholeplasma manati harbors:
- a CDS encoding PfkB family carbohydrate kinase — its product is MKFREHSKYALVSPSSMGVRITPFDRQPVHTSSLFQMQATSAETNVLSISAALGLKTKVLTKFVKDSPVALLIKNDLRRRGIDFEGKDIEQGGPWGYRHQFNIADSGYGMRGPRVQNDRAGEVGRTIALEDFDLNRIFKEEGVQLLHLSGLIVALSKETSAFCLELARFAKANGTVISFDLNYRASFWKNRKEELSKVFKEIASLTDILIGNEEDFQLALDVHGPEAGGKDISKQIDSFKGLIDNVKKAFPNASTYATTLRQVEDANEHYWGAILNQGSEWVVVEPRRIRVLDRIGGGDGFVGGLLYGLLKGFSLENCAHFAWASGAYVTTVVEDFGLPADEEVIWSIYEGNARVKR